The Vibrio tubiashii ATCC 19109 genome has a segment encoding these proteins:
- a CDS encoding flagellar protein FliT, producing the protein MRLDSEFLGQLADLCELDQKVSETLTSEEINAEEIVQLVDIREQLLQSLLDVIEKHPEFAQLQQWHDAVKRTQTVVELMQNKTSELGRALQKYRHGKRSVQQYQKFL; encoded by the coding sequence ATGCGCTTGGATAGTGAATTTCTCGGCCAATTAGCTGATTTATGTGAATTAGATCAAAAAGTTTCTGAAACTCTTACATCGGAAGAGATAAATGCTGAAGAAATTGTTCAGCTGGTCGATATAAGGGAACAGTTATTGCAAAGTTTACTGGATGTAATAGAAAAACATCCAGAATTTGCACAACTACAGCAGTGGCATGATGCGGTCAAAAGAACCCAAACTGTTGTAGAATTAATGCAGAATAAAACTTCTGAACTGGGACGGGCGTTACAAAAATATCGCCATGGCAAACGTTCCGTTCAGCAGTATCAAAAGTTTTTATAG
- the fliS gene encoding flagellar export chaperone FliS, protein MRGSLQAYKKVSVDSQLSAASPHKIVQMLMAGAIERLIQGKAAMEAGNIPAKGERLGKALDIIISLRSCLSMDDGGDIAQNLDQLYEFMITQITEANHQNNPQPIDDVIEIIREIKSAWDQIPTEYHNLTAADVGL, encoded by the coding sequence ATGCGTGGTTCACTACAGGCTTACAAGAAGGTATCGGTTGATAGCCAGCTCAGTGCGGCCTCCCCGCATAAAATTGTTCAAATGCTGATGGCTGGCGCTATTGAACGTTTGATTCAAGGTAAAGCGGCGATGGAGGCAGGAAACATTCCAGCCAAGGGCGAGCGTTTGGGTAAGGCTCTAGATATCATTATCAGTTTGCGAAGCTGTCTTTCTATGGATGATGGGGGCGACATCGCTCAAAACCTTGATCAGCTTTACGAATTTATGATTACTCAGATCACGGAAGCGAATCATCAAAATAACCCGCAGCCGATTGATGATGTGATTGAGATTATCCGTGAGATCAAGTCAGCATGGGATCAGATTCCTACTGAGTATCACAATCTAACAGCAGCGGATGTTGGTTTATAA